Within Oncorhynchus keta strain PuntledgeMale-10-30-2019 chromosome 3, Oket_V2, whole genome shotgun sequence, the genomic segment GTCATATTGTTCTCAAGTAAAGCAACCTGGTTTTGTTTGTGGTTTCAGGCATTGCAGACATTTTCAAGACCCCTGCTAGGCAGAGGAAGTCTGTGGTCAATGTGCAGAGTGCCCTCAAGACCCCCTTGAGAGCCCAGTCTACATCTATGATTGAATCATCAGTGATGAATACCCCAGAGGAGACTGGTAAGTGATTTTGGGTGGTGTGggctcaattgcatactccttgtccctcccctctgaccttctccaatgggttttgagaagaggtgagaggacacaaggagtatgcaattgagattctccctatGATCATGTCAAGATGAGTATGAATGATGAAGAATCTGGTGTGGGGGACTTTTTCTGAATTGTACACTATTATATGTTTCATACGTTGTTTTTATGCTCATCAAACTATTCAGTGACCACTTGTGCGCTGTGGATGGGgagcattgtcatcctatgggggcgtAGCcgaaataatggcctgcccagcatttttatacaatGTTGGTAATTCCAGTCCtagggggcctgattggtgtcacagttttgccccagctAACACGCCTGACTCCAATCActtaatcatgatcttcagtttagaatgcaatttgattaatcatCAATTTGCAGGCCAATTTGATTAATCATCAATTTGCAGGccaatttgattaatcagctgtttGCAGGCCCTCGAGGTCTGAAGTTGCCCTGCCCTACatgatgttaattgcttaattaactcaggaactacacctgtgtggaagcacctgctttcaatatactttgtatccatTATTTACTCATGTGTTTCTGTTATTTTGGCAGTTAGCCAAGTCATGCTGAAATCGGTTGACACTAAACATACTATCTTCACAGGTGAAATGGTGGTGTCTCCACTTGTTGTTTCTACTGCTAAACGGGGCGCGTACAACAGCGATGCAGTCACTAGACTCCTTCGGGATGGTCAAGAATCCAGTTTCATCACAGAGGAAGCTGATGACTCCCGTACTACACAAAATGAGATTCTTGCCTTAGAGAGGTCTTCAGAGGAATCGAAGGAAGAACAGCGGCCAGAATCAAAAAAATCTATTTCGACTCCCAAACAGAAGAAACCCGAACAACCCGAGTGTCTCACTGGAGTGAAGAGGATCATGAAGACCCCAAGACAGAAGGTGCAACCCATTGAAGACCTCAGAGGAAAACTGATGACAACTCCCAAACAGAAACTTGAGCAACTCGAATGTCTCACTGGTGTGAAGAGGATCATGAAGACCCCAAGACAGCAGGTGCAACCCATTGAAGACCTCAGAGGGAAACTGATGACAACTCCAAGGGGGCCTAAGGCTTCTCAGGAAGTAAGCTTAGCTGGTGTAAGGGAACTCCTGACCACCCCCAAACAAATCGCTGAACCTGTTGAAGAGATTTCTGGTAAAGTCCAAGATGACAACGTCCACAGCGAGACAGAGGTAAAGGCAACACGGCTATTTCTGTGTAGTTTCAGCTACATTGTTCTCTTTTTATAACACAGATGTTGTTTGGTATAATGGTAAGTTTACATACCAAAAAGTCTTTAGCATAACTTATTTGCCTGTTATGTTTGTTAGCTGTTGAATGGTTTATTTCATCTTATCCCATGACTACTATAATAGGTTCTGAATATTTAAACTGTATCAGCTTTTTAATTAAAAGGGTCTTTGTTTAATTTTCAGATTCACGGCGACGCCATTTCTCCTAAATGCCTCTCAGGTAACATATCTGCTTGCTAGATGGCTAACATGAGCATTCACAATGCACAGAGTGACAAGTTAGCTTCGCCCTTCAGTCCACATCAATGTTTGAATAGCAATTCTACATTGGTGTTTGACGCTCTGCTTATTCTGCTACCGGTAATTAGTTTACGCGGAAGAGCGTGGTTACTTGGCTGGCTAGGTTGGTAAGCACAGTGGCATGCGTGTTCAATGCATATTGGTTGGCGATTCAATTCTTAACTCATGTAACCTACGAGTAGTTTACTACTATCAAGAGGCACTGCAGTCACTCAATTGAATCTTGCTCGGCTGTACTAACCAGTTTGCACACAGATTATTGGTTGCTGTTCTTTTTACGAATCGTAACAACTTGGCTCTCCTAGCTAGTAGCTAGAATCATCGAGTCACACATTTCACATGTTTGCTCAATGTcctaacattttattttttatttaggtAACGTTGAATTCAAAATGCCCCTGTTCGGGAAAATAGTTGTAATCAAAAGGAGTGGCGGAGATGGGACTGCGTTTCCTCTGACTGCATCATGCTTATTTGGGAGGTGAGCTTAAGCTGTTCAAATCTGTCAATATGTGAAATGCCATAGCAGTGAGTGCCATTGTCTAAATGTAATATATTCATAGTTTTGTATGGTACTGATAATTGTATGAGTCTACTTTTGCTGCATGTATGGAACGTGGTTTTTACTTGGTGCTGGGCTTGGGTTGAAACCCCGGTGTACATTATATTTTGAAGTACCAACAGGTTGATTTACAGTACCGGGAGGAAGAAAAAATGTCATCTGAAATGTGTCAAATTATATCCAGCCcagggctccagctatgcatttggtttgtTTACTTGCTAGCCAATCAAGCTTCTTGATTACAGCAGAGACATTTGCTTAATCTTGACATCTAGcgagttagcaaaccaaatgcatagcttGAGCCCAGAGCAGGATCAAATTTATTTGACACATCTTAGATTTCTTAATGTTTTTGCCAATCCCTACTTGGGGTCCCTTTTAAATTTGTGACGAGGCGGCCTTTCTACTGCTGTCTTCGGTTGTTGAGCTTTGTTCACTATTACAGCTTTTCTAAACATTTCAAAAGAGATGTCACCACAGACCCCAGAGATCCATTCAGCCTTATCCACTGAAAATTAATTATGGATTGGATTTAGCCTGCTCTTGTTTATAAATTGCCACACATTTAGCATTTACTCAACTGAACTTTTGTTTCCATATGTGTGCTGTGTGAACCCCAGCAATTGTAGCTGTTTCTGGAGTAACAGGTTATGGGGATAAAGATAAACCATGAAATACAACTTAAATGCcttaaacagttttttttttttatgtttaagAATGTGACAATCATATATTTGCAGAGCTGATGACTGGTATACATTGAAATCAGGAAATGTTGACAACCTTTCTACAGAATATTTATTATGTTCTCATTGTCTCTTAGGAAACCTGACTGCGACATTTGCGTTAAACTTCCCGAAGTATCCAAGGAGCATTGCAGGATTGAGTTGAATGAAAATAACGAGGTAATTGCAGAGTCAGCCAATATAATTGCTGCCTTCAATAAGTCAGTTACTTTAATTTTAGTGTCTGTAGAGCAAGTGTTGTAAgatatttttttcccccccttCTCTTGCAGGTTATTTTAACTAATTTGAGTTCAACGAACCCGACCCGTGTCAATGGAGAGGTTTTGCAGCAGTCTGAACATTTAAAACATGGGGATCTAATCACAATTATTGACCGTTCTTTCAGGTTTGTGCATCTTATGTCAGTTTATAAGTCGGCGAATAAGAATGTATTTAATGTGTTTAGTCTAGAGCCTGACCGATATGGGATTTTTGATCTGATTTTAATGTAAATATTCACCTGTTAACCTcctgaagctagggggcactatttttatgtttggaaaaataacgttcccaaagtaaatggcctatttctcaggaccagatgctagaatatgcatacaaTTGACCGATtatgatagaaaacactaacgtttccaaaactgtcaaaatattgtctgagtataacagaactgatattgcaagcgaaaccctgagaaaaatctaaccaggaagtggcgtctattttgaaaactccatgttccatagactcccattgctccatttaaagggatattaACCAGATTCCTttgtggcttccctaaggtgtcaacagtctttatagacatagtttcaggcttttatttcgAAAAAGGAGAGTGAAGGATTGCATAAGGGGAGTGGTgtgggctctcagagtgagttgagtaaagccgccattgttcctcccgctgttatggaaaaagctacacactcggttgatatagtttaaaatatatatatatatattcaataatatctgaggaatgattataaaaaacgtttggttgatttctgaacataacgcggcAAACAAACATcagtattttgggtataaaaaataatctttatggaacaaaagttacatttgctgtgtaactgggagtctcgtgagtgtaaacatccgaagatcaaaggtaaacggttaatttgattgcttttctgattttgtGTGACCAAGCTTCCTAATGCTAAGTCTatataatgctatgctaggctattgataaacttacacaaacgcttggattgcttttgctgtaaagcataatttcaaaatctgagacgacagggtgattaacaaaaggctaagctgtgtttcgcaatattgcacttgtgattatATTAATATTtgttagtaatattatttgactgttgcgctatgctattcagcggttgccgacgaaaatgatcccgctacaGGGATAGGTAGAGTCGAAGTTAACGACATCTGCCAAATATTTTATTACTATAGCTGGGGGGGATACATCTTCTGTATGGATTGCGCTTAAAACAGCCCTGCAAAAATACTCTAGGCTTATTTCATAAATTTGATTAAAGAACATTAAATGTAAGCAACAAAATTTGAGCACCAGAATGACAAGATATGTTTATGGAAAAACTGTTACTCTAGTGAAATGAGGATAAACTACTGATTGCAGCAAAAATGTGCCTCTGAAGATGGCTGCCTCGTGCTAGCCTGCTGGAAAATGACACGGGACACATTTTCAATGTATTGGTATTTACGGTAGCTATGTTGTCGTCAATTGAAGAGCTGTGGTCACTGAATTCTGGTAGTTGTCACTTAAAATGAAAAACACAACTCACAAAATTGGCTGCTGGCATATTGCTGCCTTTCGCCCCAAGTGTTGCCTCAGTGAACGGTCCTTGcttaccccattgaagttgaaatgtaaAATGCTAAGGATTATGGTTTGGTTAGGGTACTCCCcaccacaaaaaaatatatattttagaagctatagaaatgcatttattaatgtgtCTTGTTTGCCACATTTATTCTATTAGACACCTTTAACGCATACTTTTAAATTGTGAGCTAAACACAACTAAgaataaatatacagtgccttcagaaagtattcacactccttgactttttccacattttgttgttacaaactGGGATTAAATGTGATTTAATTGTCGTTTTCAGTCAACAATCTACACCGTACAAACATTCTAAGATTTGTTAACAATGAAAAATAAAACCAATCTTGATTAAATCTATTCAACCCCTCAATACATGTTGAATCAACTTTTGGCAGCGACTACAccagtgagtctttctgggtaagtctcgaagAGCTTTCCACCTAGATTTGCCAACATTTCCCCATTCTttcaaactctgtcaaattggttgttgataatcgctagacaaccattttcaggtcttgacatacattttcaagcagatttaagtcaaaaccatgactctgccactcaggaacattcaacatCTTCTTGGTTAGCAACTCTGGTGTAGCTTCGGTTTTGTTTTAGGTTATGATCCTGCTGAAAGATTAATTCATCTcctagtgtctggtggaaagcagactgaaccaggttttcctctaggattttgcctgtgcttagttctgtttcttttttatcctgacaCTCccgtccttaatgattacaagcatacccataacatgatgcagccaccacaatgcttgaaaatGTGGAGCGTGTTGTATGTTTTGGGCAAATGCAATAACACTTTGTTCAGGGCAAAAGGTTTATTGCTtggccacattttttgcagtattcctttagtgtcttgttgcaaacaggattcaTATTCTTTATTATCTACATGCTTCCTTTTCACTatttcaattaggttagtattttgGAGTAACTGGTGTTGATCCGTCTTCAGTTGTCTCCCTTCACAGCCgttgttttaaagtcactattggcctcCTGGTGAAATCCCTGGCAAGGGAGTTGGGAAGAACGGCTTTGTAGTGACTGCATGCTTTTTAAAAAAGTAcataccaataggtgccctttgtgGCATTGGAAAACCCCCCtcatctttgtggttgaatctgtttgaaattccctgcttgactgagggaccttacagataattttaTGTGTGGGGTGCAGAGATAGTGGAGTCTATTTTTTTCTAACAGTATTATTGTACACAGTACATGCAATTTATTGTGACTTACTCCTGAACCTTAGTCAACCACTTTGATATGGCAatgtatttattttcatttttaatgaatttgcaaaaaaagtctaaacacaattccactttgacatgggatattgtgtgtaggccaggggGAGGGGGAAATCTATTTCTAAATTCATGCtgtgacacaacaaaatgtgtaataagtcgAGGGGTGTGTCaactttctgaaggcatggtAAATATTTTCCTTAAAGTAAAATGTTTAGAcattactaatgttactgtccccattacaaaaaaaatgttttaattaaaataaaaaaaactttgttCCTTGAAACGATTGAAATACTTTAGAATTTCATGAATTCCTATGGATaactgctcctactggggagtgccaatatggccgaccgttGACTTGAAAGCCTCAATAGAGCTTCCGGTTTGTTCCGCCATCGCTATTGGGAAAGTGTATATAGGGTTTTAGAATAAACCAACTCTATTTTCCATCACTGGCTTAGGCGGTCTTATACATTTTTTCTATGAGATGATAGCAGTCAGTTAACATTACCtttttatgaagcctttatggtCCTTATGTGCTTTATTACATACATTCAGTGATATTAGCTGATGATTATCTTATACAACAAAAAGTATATTAACGCCATTTTCCTCATCTGCTTTGTCCAACGGAACATGACtgagttagtgcctacaaaaagaccATTACTATTTTTTTCCcctggccaatacatagcatcagcaatccatgGTTTATGTACATAAATGAATGCGGTGGCCAACTGACTTTAGAAACTAGGCATTCAGAGGCATCAAATCTTCCAATGCGTATCAAACAAATCTAGAAAATAACTGAACGAAGCATCACCTAATGCGCTCGACATCTTTAATCAATACTTTTTGACATTTATTAAACAAACCGGTCTGGCTGCGGTTCGGGTTGCCACCCAGACGGAACCGGCATGGACATGTAGCCAACACCACTATCAACAATAGCGACAAGTGTCACATCAAAGGTGACGGGCTCACTGTGCTGAATGGACAGGGACCGTAATACCTGTGCACTGATGGAGAGCCAATTCTGGTCAGGCACTGCTGATACAAGCGACAGCCGTTAAACAGCATCAAATAATGCTAAAGAATAAGCAGCCCATTCACTCCAGTAGGCCCCATGAAATCATACCAATACAACAGCACAACCATTttatgtaaaataaaataaaaaccgcTATTACCTTCCATTGCAAATATATTTGATCATGTCTATCACACTGACATGGGATTCAAAGTTTTACATGCAACAATGTTTCAGTCATTGTTTTCAGAGATGGCTAACATCAAGCGAGCTGCAACAAAACAGTGCCACTCATCAGATAATCAGTTGTAAACATAGTATAAAAGTACATCTTAAAGGTTAGCAAATTAGCAAAAACATCCATCTTGAAGTTAACAGCTGCTGCAGCTGCCTTCGCTATTTTGTCACACTACAACAAAAGCTAGTGAACGTTACTAGTGTGAGCGAACTACTGCTTGTGAAACTTATTTTCTCTTGTCGGGTCCTGTCAATGTGATTGGGCCATTCCACTGTCACTCATTCTGCTCTAATACAGTTGAATGCCAGAAGCCTTCTGTCCAGCTTCTGAAGGCCTAGCCAATGGCTGGCTGAGCTAGCTCAATTGTTCTACCCAGAGACCACCAAAGAGAATCCTGATTTTGATCATTTTCTCTATTCAGTATTAACCCTGCTCTTTACAACACAAACTGAAGGCATGGAATCAGAAAATGATTACAATTATTGTAAAGATGAAATGCAAATGACATTTCATTTTAATTTCTACAAAAATATCTGAAGGCCTACAACTGATTGTTCCCTACTGATTGAATATAACACATCAGATTTTGCGGGCTTCCCTAAAGGACTAATGAAATGCAAAGAGTCTATTTTTCCTCAGATGTTTTCTCTGCACCTTATCTCGGCCATTTTCGGTGGATTAAACGCTGATGCAAATACATCCGTAAAAGGCTGCTATCGTCCGTTTTTTATAATATCGGCCCACCGATTAAAAATCAGTCAGGCTCTAGTTTAGTTTGCTTATAGTCCATTTTAAAATGTGATGGACAGCATGTCCTAACCCATAATTAAACAATTATTTGTAATGTTAAACCATACACTTGGATCCATAGGTTTAATGGTGTACTGTTAACATTTTAATTTTATATTTTCCTTTTCAGGTTTGAATACCCTCAAGCACCCACTCCAAAGAGAAATAGATCTTCTAAACAGAACACGCCAAGAGGGCCTAAGGCTCTTCAGAAAGTAAGCTTAGATGTTGTGAAGACCCCCAAGCACGTCGCTCAACCTGCTGAAGAAATTTCTGGTGACGCCCAAGAGATTCCTGATGCCATGACAACCGAGGCAGTGGAGGAAGAACAACCTGCTCCTCTTGCTGAGGCAGTGCAGGAGGTAGAGACCGTTTCTGCACCTGCTGAGGAAGAACAACCTGCTCTTCTTGTTGAGGCAGTGCAGGAGGTAGAAGAGCCAGTTTCTGCACCTGCTGAGGCAGTGGAGGAAAAACAACCTGCTCCTCTTACTGAGGCAGTGGAGGAGGTAGAGACCGTTTCTGCACCTGCTGAGGCAGTGCAGGAGGAAGAACAACCTGCTCTTGCTGAGCATGTTGCTGCATCTGCTGAGGCAGTGGAGGAAGAACAACCTGCTCCTCTTGCTGAGCCCGTTGCTGCACCTGCTGAGGCAGTGGAGATGGCACATCTTGACAGTGAAGAGCCTTCTGTTCCAGTAAAAGGTAGAGTAAAGAAAACCGAGGGGATTGTGCCACCACCTGCTAGAGTGAGATCGGCAAGGCGTAATGAGACCAGTAGTGTTGAGGCACCAGCAGAAACTATGGACTCTGTGGATGTCCAGGAGAAAATGGCAGTTGACCCCGTTCCTGATGAAAAGCTCAAGAGCGGAAGAAAGGCCAAACGGGCTTCTGTAGAGAGAGTTGAATCAGTGCAGGAGAACGCTGTTGAAAGTGAGAGTGCTGAAATTCCTCCAATTGAGGACCAGCAGCCAACTTCTGATGTCCCCGTGGAGAAACCCAGAAGAGGAAGAAAGGCCAAACGGGCTTCTGTAGAACAAGTTGAAACCGTGTTGGAGAACACTGAAGCTGTGAGTGTTCCTGTCACTGAGACGTTTGAGGCCCAGACTCCAGTCGTTAGGTCTGAGAGAGGAAGAAAGCCTAAACAGGATTCAGTAGAAGAAGTTGAAGTGGGGGTTCTTGAAATTCCTCCAGTTAAGATTGTGGAAGCCAAGGAGATGCCTGCTAGTGTTCCTGTTGAGAAACCACAGGCAAGAGGAAAACGGGGTAAACAGGAATCTGAAGAAGCCAAAACAATGGAAGAAAATGTTGTGGCGGTTGATATTCCTACAGAAGAGGTGGAGGCCTCAGCCCTGTTTGCAAAACCCATAAGAGGAAGAAAGACTAAGCAGGAGCCTGTAGATCAAGTGGAGTCTGTGAGTATTGAACAAGTGGAGGCCCAGGAGCAGGCCACTGTGTCTCCAGTTGAGAAACCCaaaagagggggaagaaagacAAAGCAGGCTTCTGTAGAGAAAGTTGAGCCTGTTGAGGACCACCCCGTTGAGTCTCTGACTGTTGAACTCCAGGAGCAGACTACTGTGGCCCCAGTTGAGAAACCCAAAAGAGGGGGAAGGAAGACTAAGCAGGCTTCTATAGAGAAAGTTGAGCCTGTTGAGGACCACCCCGTTGAGTCTCTGACTGTTGAACTCCAGGAGCAGGCCACTGTGGCTCCAGTTGAGAAACCCAAAAGAGGGGGAAGGAAGACTAAGCAGGCTTCTATTGAGAAAGTTGAGCCTGTTGAGGACCACCCCGTTGAGTCTCTGACTGTTGAACTCCAGGAGCAGGCCACTGTGGCTCCAGTTGAGAAACCCaaaagagggggaagaaagacTAAGCAAGCTTCTGTAGAGCAAGTTGAGCCTGTTGAGGATCACCCTGTTGAGTCTCTGACTGTTGAAGTTGAAGCCCAGGAGCAGACTACTGTGGCTCCAGTTGAGAAACCCaaaagagggggaagaaagacTAAGCAAGCTTCTGTAGAGCAAGTTGAGCCTGTTGAGGATCACCCTGTTGAGTCTCTGACTGTTGAAGTTGAAGCCCAGGAGCAGACTACTGTGGCTCCAGTTGAGAAACCCAAAAGAGGGGGAAGGAAGACTAAGCAGGCTTCTGTAGAGCAAGTTGAAGATCACCCCGTTGAGTCTTTGACTGTTGAACTCCAGGAGCAGACTACTGTAGCCCCAGTTGAGAAACCCAAAAGAGGGGGAAGGAAGACTAAGCAGGCTTCTGTAGAGCAAGTTGAAGATCACTCCGTTGAGTCTCTGACTGTTGAACTCCAGGAGCAGACTACTGTGGCTCCAGTTGAGAAACCCaaaagagggggaagaaagacTAAGCAAGCTTCTGTAGAGCAAGTTGAGCCTGTTGAGGATCACACCGTTGAGACTCTGACTGTTGAGCTCCAGGAGCAGACTACCTTGGCTTCGGTTGAGAAACCTAAAAGAGTGGGAAGGAGGACTAAACAGGACCCTGGGTGTGTCGTCCCGCCAGTATCCACAGAGACTCCAGAGGAAACATCTGCTCCCCCTACAGAGAAACCtaaaagaggaggaagaagagcaAAGCAGCAGAAGGTTCCTGAAGTGGTGGAAGTTGAGAACATGGTAGTGCAGGAGGTCCACCTTCCTGCACAAACTGAGGTTGATGCTAGACCAGAGTGTGAAGAGGCTGATGCTGAAGAACTGCTGGAAGCTCCGGTTGTCAAACTGGGATGGAGAAGGAAGGCAAAAGCCGTTGTGAAGGATGAAGTGCCTGCCAAGCGAGCACGCAGAGGAGCAGCTGATTCCACAAAGGTGCCCACTGTTGCAGAAGCAACTGTGGAAGTTCCAACTGAGCCTGTCAAGCGAGGTAGAAGGGCAGCTAAATCCAAAGTCTCTGCAGATGAAATCACCATTGCAGCCGAGAGCACTCTGTTGGAGGCTGAGGTAACAGACACGGAGGTTATGACTGCTGTGGTTAGAAGAGGAAAAGCCCCTAAAAGGGGAAATGCTGTTTCTGAAACGACCTCTGACCAGGCAAATTCTATTGAAGGCATGGAAACCATTGACAAAGGCTCAAAAAAGACCTCAAAATCTGTGAATTGGAAACTTGATTTGGAAGATACA encodes:
- the mki67 gene encoding proliferation marker protein Ki-67 isoform X7, with product MFKQDLDSKTPKKALGTPASRLCPQKPISTRKVDGASVISTPKTAETENVSPVTGVTPKSAQKKRKSLKGPVVEGNVPVEDFIQLPPSILETPKGKRRSSKSITPTTVEEKSAPVSQRKSHLATPEKLTASEVAEQISECPTAEILTTPTRRRSREATPIKSLITGVEPPADAFVSNQDQLVLTENSTTSTPKTEHSHSPRPAGEKLQAQDVLCELEVTTPINVKQSSAKKRKSGDLETEFPTPLCKRKRVSFGGHLEPELFDKRLPPDSPLCKGATPGRRSLCAPKMKQSLLRRASAIGLIKEHEQSAPVKGSPGKKASPKTPSPAKKSPKASPKTPSPAKKSPKASPKTPSPAKSPKASAKTPSPAKSPKASAKTPSPAKSPKASAKTPSPAKSPKASAKTPSPAKSPKASAKTPSPAKSPKASAKKSPKASAKTPSSAKKSPKAKTPSPGKEKTPKTAVKTPSPARRKSTLKDESQTPKAGKTPKTPASLPSANTTPTMQGRFSVSLVSTPSPTADQDSVLQPSVTVTPRVPLRRMTMSSASKTTQKSAMKNSLQVIRRRSGVSRASMKVVNSWADIVKFGQTKTQAVIPTKKTTRVTKTKTVVPKPETPVRKLIGHVSTGHADSPVTIVVGKAHRLKAIQPSGAAPKLVHNISVLKKNMKMDEDLSGIADIFKTPARQRKSVVNVQSALKTPLRAQSTSMIESSVMNTPEETGEMVVSPLVVSTAKRGAYNSDAVTRLLRDGQESSFITEEADDSRTTQNEILALERSSEESKEEQRPESKKSISTPKQKKPEQPECLTGVKRIMKTPRQKVQPIEDLRGKLMTTPKQKLEQLECLTGVKRIMKTPRQQVQPIEDLRGKLMTTPRGPKASQEVSLAGVRELLTTPKQIAEPVEEISGKVQDDNVHSETEIHGDAISPKCLSGNVEFKMPLFGKIVVIKRSGGDGTAFPLTASCLFGRKPDCDICVKLPEVSKEHCRIELNENNEVILTNLSSTNPTRVNGEVLQQSEHLKHGDLITIIDRSFRFEYPQAPTPKRNRSSKQNTPRGPKALQKVSLDVVKTPKHVAQPAEEISGDAQEIPDAMTTEAVEEEQPAPLAEAVQEVETVSAPAEEEQPALLVEAVQEVEEPVSAPAEAVEEKQPAPLTEAVEEVETVSAPAEAVQEEEQPALAEHVAASAEAVEEEQPAPLAEPVAAPAEAVEMAHLDSEEPSVPVKGRVKKTEGIVPPPARVRSARRNETSSVEAPAETMDSVDVQEKMAVDPVPDEKLKSGRKAKRASVERVESVQENAVESESAEIPPIEDQQPTSDVPVEKPRRGRKAKRASVEQVETVLENTEAVSVPVTETFEAQTPVVRSERGRKPKQDSVEEVEVGVLEIPPVKIVEAKEMPASVPVEKPQARGKRGKQESEEAKTMEENVVAVDIPTEEVEASALFAKPIRGRKTKQEPVDQVESVSIEQVEAQEQATVSPVEKPKRGGRKTKQASVEKVEPVEDHPVESLTVELQEQTTVAPVEKPKRGGRKTKQASIEKVEPVEDHPVESLTVELQEQATVAPVEKPKRGGRKTKQASIEKVEPVEDHPVESLTVELQEQATVAPVEKPKRGGRKTKQASVEQVEPVEDHPVESLTVEVEAQEQTTVAPVEKPKRGGRKTKQASVEQVEPVEDHPVESLTVEVEAQEQTTVAPVEKPKRGGRKTKQASVEQVEDHPVESLTVELQEQTTVAPVEKPKRGGRKTKQASVEQVEDHSVESLTVELQEQTTVAPVEKPKRGGRKTKQASVEQVEPVEDHTVETLTVELQEQTTLASVEKPKRVGRRTKQDPGCVVPPVSTETPEETSAPPTEKPKRGGRRAKQQKVPEVVEVENMVVQEVHLPAQTEVDARPECEEADAEELLEAPVVKLGWRRKAKAVVKDEVPAKRARRGAADSTKVPTVAEATVEVPTEPVKRGRRAAKSKVSADEITIAAESTLLEAEVTDTEVMTAVVRRGKAPKRGNAVSETTSDQANSIEGMETIDKGSKKTSKSVNWKLDLEDTHKVTPLPKQKTSRRNDTVPVTKVEEQPERSEEQQVVKTVRGRRARSYVAVKEETVQSTPSKRARHSTIETSAAEATVPSSKPVNERNAARSMTTEEADLSDKAVPKEPVKKTRRAAKSTAAAPVEATSTTPAVPEEETIPDATVVAATKGRGKATKGKTVSQEIDIEQGTESEQPCKPRRGRAARK